The following proteins are encoded in a genomic region of Montipora foliosa isolate CH-2021 chromosome 8, ASM3666993v2, whole genome shotgun sequence:
- the LOC137968063 gene encoding uncharacterized protein produces the protein MNISKDDLIELLNVATKNQLFQFNGNLYEQVDGVAMGSPLGPLMANAFMCSVEEKLARENKLPSFYKRYVDDTLAMVRDLSDATDLLACLNEAHPSIQFTMKIATNDRLPFIGMEIIKIDGSLETRVYRKKTNKGLLLHYQSHVDSRYKRSLLRTMLDRAKRLSSTQEFLSQECKNLKEIFLKLKYPEKLINSAINRLQHPKDPVQTPSDSPVRITLPFKDQKSADVVRRQLGDLGTKINQQLQPVFTSKKIADHLRVTEEKPPLINQQSVVYEFICDLCDTNYIGYTCRHLHQRVEEHKHSVIGKHFRDAHGLTPTNLIKNFKVLKKCRSKLDCLIYEMLWIKNKGPKLNTQTDSIRAKLFT, from the coding sequence ATGAACATCAGCAAAGACGACCTGATCGAGTTACTAAACGTTGCCACAAAAAACCAGCTATTTCAATTTAATGGGAACTTGTATGAACAAGTCGATGGGGTCGCGATGGGATCACCATTGGGTCCACTTATGGCAAACGCGTTCATGTGTTCAGTTGAAGAGAAACTAGCGCGTGAGAACAAGCTTCCAAGTTTCTATAAGAGATATGTGGACGACACGCTGGCTATGGTACGTGACCTCTCCGACGCCACCGATTTGCTGGCATGCCTTAATGAAGCCCACCCCTCCATTCAATTTACTATGAAAATAGCAACCAACGATCGATTGCCATTCATTGGCATGGAAATCATCAAAATCGACGGCAGCCTTGAAACCCGCGtctacagaaagaaaacaaataaaggtCTCCTCCTGCACTACCAAAGCCATGTTGACAGCCGATACAAACGGTCACTGTTAAGAACAATGTTAGACCGAGCAAAACGCTTATCGTCTACACAAGAATTCCTTTCCCAAGAATGTAAGAACTTAAAAGAGatattcttaaaattaaaatatcccGAGAAACTCATCAACTCAGCTATCAATCGCCTCCAGCATCCTAAAGACCCAGTTCAAACACCATCTGACAGCCCCGTCCGGATTACGTTGCCATTTAAAGATCAGAAATCGGCTGACGTGGTTCGCAGACAACTTGGCGATCTGGGAACAAAAATTAACCAACAACTACAGCCGGTGTTCACAAGCAAAAAGATTGCTGATCACTTGAGAGTCACAGAAGAAAAGCCTCCCCTGATCAACCAACAAAGTGTAGTATACGAATTCATATGTGATTTGTGCGATACGAATTATATTGGATACACTTGCCGCCATCTCCATCAACGCGTAGAGGAACATAAACATTCCGTGATCGGAAAACATTTCAGGGACGCGCACGGTTTAACACCTACCAACttaattaagaactttaaagtcctaaagaaatgccgtagcaaactcgattgtttgatctatgaaatgctgtggattaagaacaaaggaccgaaactgaacacgcaaacggattccattcgcgcaaaactttttacctga